AATTACCAATGCACCGAAGCCTAAACCTGCTTGCATAATGCCTAAGCCAAACTTGACCGGGGTGCTGGGGTTTAGATTTCTCTTATCTAGCCAAACCCATAAGGCTGCGAATGGTAGTGACAATAACATAATGTATAAGGCGTTTAAGCTACCAAATTGTGATGCGGTGATTTCGAAGTCGCCTATTTGGCGGTCGATGACGCGGTCGGTGAACAGGGTCATTGAACCAGCGGCTTGTTCGAACAAGGCCCAGAAGATAATCGTGGATGCGATAAGTACCATTAGCACTATCATTTTATGCACATCTTCTTTTTTGCCTTTCAGCACTGAATAAGCAACAAGACCTACCCCCGCAAGCACTAATAACGTTTGTTGAGTCATGAATACTACGGGTTCATGTTGTACCATCAACCAAGAAATGCCCAAACTGGCAAAGGCTGCCAGGTAGATGACATGTTCTTTCTTAATACCCATGAACTTCTCTTTTAGAATTTCCGGGTTTTCTGGCTCTGCTAATCCGTATAGGTATTTTTGACCATAAGAAAATGTGATCAAACCAATTAACATGCCGATACCTGCCGCGCCGAAGCCATAGCCCCAGCCATAGACTTCACCAAGGTAGCCACAGATCATGGTTGCCAGGAATGAACCTACGTTGATACCCATGTAGAAAATGGTGAAGCCTGAGTCACGACGAGGGTCGCCTTCTGCGTAAAGCTGACCAACGATGGTGGAGATATTAGGTTTCAGGAATCCAACACCGGTAACGATTAATGCCAGAGCAAAGTAGAATACGTTGAGTGCTGCGGTGTCCTGGATTTTGATGGTTTCTTGAAGGGTAGTACCTGCGGCTAACACGGTTCCGTCGGAAAGGGTTAACGCGGATTGCAGTATGGTTCCTGCGTCGTATTGCACAGCTTGATGGCCCTCGACTGCCATCAATAAGTGCCCCAGGCAGAGTAAAATACCGCCAAATAAAACGGCTTTTCTCATGCCGAGATATCGGTCGGCTAATACGCCCCCGATTACTGGAAGCGCGTATACCAATCCTGCATAGGCTCCCAATACTTCCAACCCTTCACCGTCGCTGAACAGGTGGTATTTTGTAAGATATAAAAGGAGTAGGTATTTCATCCCGTAGAAGGAGAAACGTTCCCACAATTCTGTCGCGAAACATACGTAAAGTCCCTTTGGATGACCAAATAAATTGTCGGAACTTTCAATGGCAATGGCAGTCATAAATCAGCCTCAAAATTCGGTTTTATAAGTTTTATTATCGAAACGAAAGCACGGTTATACCGGGCGAGGTGGGCAAAAGCAAGCTTGAGAAAGAAAGCAAGCCTTTGTTATGTGTATTAAATTGTTTGTGAATTTGGCTGTGGTTAGGGATTTTGTTTGAGGGAATGAGCTCTTGTTTTTTCTGATTCTTTAATTAAGGCTTGGTTAATTCAATGTTGGCAACATTGCCGATCATACAAATAATAACACTCTTATACTGTTCAAGCTGTTGGCAAATCGTGTAAAATCGGCGCCCTTTGTATATTGCTTGGATTCCAGCGTGCGCTCCGTATGTAAATACGGTATGTAAAGTGGGCGATTAGCAGCGCACAGTAAAAAACAATATTCAGCGACTTAGTAATAAAAATAAGCAGGTTTAAGCAGGAAATGAAAAACAGATTTGGATATATTTTATGCCTCTTTCTAGTTTTCTCACCGTTAGCATTTGCACAACAAGCATTCCAGCCGACGAAAGAACAATTAGAAATATTTAAAAAGCTTTCACCTGAACAACAAGAAGCGCTGGCAAAAAAGTATGGCATGGATTTGAATATGCTAGGGATGGGAGATGGAACTTCTACCAACTCGTCTAAAGAATTAAGTAGCCCGTATATGCTGCCCCGTGCCGATGGCATGAATAAGGAGCAAGACAAACAAGCTCAAGAATATTACGAGCAGACTGATGAAGAAGAGGATGAATTAAAACCCTTTGGTTATGATTTATTTGCTGGCCAGCCTACGACTTTCTCTCCTCTTGCCAAAGCCCCGGTTCCTTCCAATCATTTAATGGGGCTTGGCGATAAGCTGCTGATTAGCCTATACGGTAAAGTTAACGAGCAATACGATCTGGAAGTTAATCGTCAGGGGCAAGTTGTTGTTCCCGGGTTGCCCCCGATGAATGTGGCTGGATTAACTTATTCGGAAGCAAAAGATTTTATTAAACAGCGCGTTGAAGAGCAGAATATTGGGGTTTCGGCTCATGTTGCCTTCGGTGAGTTGGGATCTATTCAAGTTTTCGTACTGGGTGATGCTTATACTCCGGGTACATACACTGTCAGCTCCTTGTCGACTATTACCCACGCCTTGTTTGCCAGTGGTGGCATCAAAGAAATCGGCTCTTTGCGTAATATCCAGTTAAAACGCGCGGGTAAAGTGGTGGTTAATCTGGATTTGTATGATTTGCTGTTGCGCGGTGATACCAAAGATGATGTCCTTTTACGTTCTGGTGATGTGGTATTCATTCCTTCTGTAGGTAAGCAAATAACGGTTGATGGAGCGGTAAATCGCCCTGCGATTTACGAAGTGAAACCGGGTGAAACCTTCAAGGATTTGCTCGCTATGGTCGGTGGGCCTGCCAATGAAGCTTATCTTCGTAAAGTGAGCGTGTATCAATATAAAAATGGCACCAAGCATATTCAAAATGTGGATCTGAATAAGTCTGCACAGTTGCAAAAAACCGTTGAAAATGTTGCACAGGTCATTGTTCCTAATGCGGGTGAGCGTTTACAGGACGCTATTCAATTATTAGGTGAAGTGACTCGTCCTGGATTTTATGAGTGGTATGAAGGCATTTCACTGTTGTCATTAATTGATTCTGAAACCGGGTTCTTTACTGAGCATTCAGATATTAATTATGGCCTGTTGTTACGTCGTAATAATGGTGAGATTCAGGCTATACAGTTTAGCCCTGCAAAGTTGTTGACAGATAAAAGCTACGATAAGCCGCTTATGCCTGAAGATAAGTTGTTTATTTTCTCAACCAATACCAAGTCCAAACAACTGTTGAGCTTCGAAGAATTAACCGGGGAAGAGTCGAAGCAAGATTTGATTAAGGAACGTGTTGAGAAGCAAATCGAAGAGCAATTTTTCTGGGATTTATATGCTAATTTGGATGAAGAAGATGATGCCAATATCAAGCAGAAGAAAGAGGAGGTAACCACCGATTTACCTACTTTGTTTGAATTGGAGAATGAAAGCTTTTCTGAGTTAGTTGAGAAATACAAAATTTATCGCTGGGATACCAGTTCTCGCCATTATTTGCTATGGCCTGCATACAAAATGGTATTGGATGCCAATCGTATTGGTAGTGTTCTACCTTTAATTGAAGTTAGTGGAAATGTGCGTTACCCCGGTGCTTATCCTTTAAGTGAAGGTGGCTCTTTGGAAGATGCGCTTGATGCGGCTGGTGGGGTGACTGATTTGGCATCGCCCATGATCAAGGTCTCTCGTGAAACGCCTTCGGGTGTTGAGCAGTTTGATGTCAATATTAAGGTTGCTAAAGACTTTCTTATTTCAGGTAAAGACAAGATTTCTGTCTTTACCAAGCCAGAAGCTAATGATTTTGCTCAGGTACAAATTCGCGGAGAAGTGAAGTTCCCGGGAACCTATACGGTGAAGCGTGGCGAGTTGCTTTCCAGTTTGATCGCCAAAGCGGGGGGCCTAACTAAGTACGCTCATGCCGATGGTGCAGTGTTTACCCGTGAGTCCTTGAAGTCGAAAGAGAAGGAAAACTTGTTAGCTTTGGCTGATGAATTACGTAAGCAAGTTGCAGCCAAGCGATTAACGAATAATGTTACTGATAGCAGTAATGTTAACTACAACGAACTGCAAAAGGTGCTTGCGGATCTGACCAACACTGAAGCTGTAGGTCGTATGGTTATTGATTTACCTTCTTTGCTTGAAGGAAATCTGGATTCAGATGTTGAGTTGATTCGGGGCGATATTTTAGTTGTTCCTCCCAGATCGCAAACCGTTTCTGTGGTCGGTGAAGTGTACTTGCCTACCTCTCACCGTTACCGTACAGGGTTATCGATTGATGACTATCTGGATAGCAGCGGTGGCGTGAAAAAACTGGGTGATGAAGACAATGTTTTTGTTATCCAGGCAAATGGTTCGGTTATTCGTCCTGATAAAGGCTTTTGGTATTCGTCGGCTTCTTCTTCATTGAAGCCGGGGGATACTATTGTTGTGCCGCTGGATGCAAACCCCATTGATAATTTGACATTGTGGTCTTCAGTAACGCAAATTCTGTATCAATCTGGTGTTGCGATTGCTGCGATTGGTTCTTTGTAAGGCTATGTCGGTTTAATTTCGTTTAGAGTGGATTGTAAGTGTTAAAAGTATTGACTGTCTTTGGGACGAGACCTGAGGCGATTAAAATGGCGATGGTTGTTAAGCAACTCGCCGCAGCTGAGCATATTGAATCTAAAGTATGTGTGACAGCTCAGCATAGAGAAATGCTGGATCAGGTTTTACAGTTATTCGAAATACAGCCTGATTATGACTTGGATATTATGACCAAACAGCAAGACTTGTACGATGTAACCAGTCGTATTCTGCTTGGGTTGCGAGAAATTCTACAAAATGAAAAACCCGATGTTGTGTTGGTTCACGGAGATACCACCACGACATTAGCCACCAGTTTGGCTTGTTATTATGCCAAGGTGAAAGTAGGGCATGTTGAAGCTGGGCTTCGCACTGGTGATATCTACTCTCCCTGGCCGGAAGAGGCTAACCGTCGTTTAACGGGGGTGCTAACGAATTTGCATTTTGCTCCAACGGATTCTTCAAAGCAGAATTTGCTTGCTGAAGGCGTTGATGAAAGTGCGATTTGGGTGACTGGTAATACTGTCATTGATGCCTTGTTAGAAGTTAACAAGATAGTTAATGAGAAGCAGGATGTACAAACTGCAATTGTTTCTCAGTTACAGCAGTCTTGTGACTTCGATTTAAATCGAGAGTTTGTATTAATCACTGGGCATCGTAGAGAAAGTTTTGGTTCAGGCTTTGAAAATATTTGTGCTGCCATTAAAACTTTGGCAAACAAGTATCCTGAGATTGATTTTATCTATCCTGTACACCTTAATCCGAATGTTCGCGAACCGGTAAATCGCATATTGGTTGATACACCGAATGTGAAGTTAATCGAGCCCTTGGAATATTTGCCGTTCGTATTTTTGATGGGGCGAAGTAAAGTCATTTTGACCGATTCTGGTGGTATTCAGGAAGAGGCTCCTTCATTAGGCAAGCCTGTTTTGGTGATGAGAGATACGACTGAGCGTCCTGAAGCTGTTGCTGCCGGCACGGTTATTTTAGTCGGTACTGAACAGGATAAAATTGTTCAGGAATTATCATTACTGTTAGACGATGAGCAGCACTATGCTGCTATGGCTGAAGCTCATAATCCTTACGGGGACGGTCAAAGTGCCAAGCGCATCGTGGATATTTTGCAATCTGTTCAAATTTAGGTAATTCACCCTTGTTTAATAAAATTTCAGTTATCGGATTGGGCTACATTGGTTTGCCCACCGCTGCTATGTTCGCTTCCAGAAAGAAGCAGGTTATTGGTATTGATGTAAATTCACATGCTGTGGACACTATTAACTCAGGTAATATTCATATAGTTGAGCCTGATTTGGACATCGTCGTTCGCGCAGCAGTAACACAGAAATACTTAAGAGCCAGTTTAATTCCTGAAGCTTCTGATGCTTTTTTAATCGCTGTTCCCACGCCATTTAAAGACGATAAACAACCTGATTTGAGCTATATCGAAGCGGCTTGTAAGGCGATTGCTCCAGTATTGCAAAAAGGTAATGTATTGGTGTTGGAATCTACCTCGCCAGTTGGTGCAACCAAGCAAATGGCACAATGGATCGCTGAATTAAGACCGGATTTGAGTTTGCCGAGTGGTGTTGATTCTACTGAGCAGGATTTGTTTATCGCTCATTGCCCCGAGCGCGTTTTACCAGGACACGTGATGCGTGAATTGGTTGAAAACGATCGCGTTATTGGTGGTTTGTCGAAAGCTTGTGCTGAGAAAGCCAAAGCCTTGTATCAGATTTTTGTTGAGGGTGAGTGTGTCCTTACCGATTGTGATACCGCTGAAATGGCGAAGCTAACAGAGAACGCTTTTAGAGACGTTAATATTGCCTTCGCTAATGAGTTGTCCATTATTTGCGACGAGCTAGGCATTAATGTGTGGGAATTGATTGCTATTGCTAACCGTCACCCACGAGTAAATATATTGCAACCTGGGCCGGGTGTCGGTGGCCATTGTATCGCCGTTGATCCTTGGTTTATCGTAAGCCGTACACCTGAACTGGCTTCGCTGATCGCTACTGCCAGAAAAGTAAACGATGGCAAGCCTGAGTGGGTTCTGGATAAGGTGAATGCCGCTTTGGTTGAGGTGGCGAATGTGAAAGGTGTGGCTCCGTCTCAGTTGAGCATCGCGTGTCTGGGTTTGGCATTTAAACCTGATATTGATGATTTGCGTGAAAGCCCTGCGCTGCAGATCACTAAAACCTTGTCGGAAAGGCATACTGGACAGATTTTAGCGGTTGAACCAAACATTCATGAGTTACCTGCTAAGTTGTCGGCTGGCAATATTCGTCTGGTTGATGAATATACGGCAGTGAAAGAGGCCGATATTGTGTTGCTATTGGTTGATCATAAGCAGTTTAAGTCTATGCCTCTTCAGTTGAGTGATACGCAACGCTTGGTCGATACTCGTGGTGTCTGGAACTAATTCCAACACACCGTCATTACCGTCAGTGCATATGGTCATTAAGACCAATGCGCTGATTTATGATGATAGATTCAGAAAGGAAGTTCAGTCGTTACAGCGCATCGGATGCCAAGTAAGTGCTTCAGTGCTTGAAGATGCTAACCAAGCTCGAAATGGTCATGACTACGGTGATGGTGTTCAGCAGAACTTTCGTGTGCTTTCTCTGCTTACCAAACGCCTATTGAAATCTCGCTTGTTTGTGCTTTTTCATTTAAGTGAGTTTATTCTTCGCACTTGTCTTCATATTATTCGTTCCAAACCTGATGTTGTTTGGATACATGATCCTATCTTGATGGTGTTTGTGCCTTTTCTTCAGTTATTGAAGGTAATGGGGTTTACGCGGAAAATCATCTGGGATCAGCATGAATTGCCTATTAAGCGTATTGATCAGTCTGGTGCGTTGCGCCGAGTGTTTGCGTGGTTTTGTCGAGGTGCGGATCTGGTTGTTGCTGCAAATCAGGAGCGCCTGGATTATTTGAAAGATCATTATCCAGGGTTTGATAAGGTTGCCCATGGCGTGATCCGTAACTATTCCGATCATGAGTTTATCGAACAACCATCCAAGCCTTTACCCGACGATCTGGTTAATTGGTTGGATGGTAGAGAATACTTTCTGGTACAAAGTGGCGTTGTTGAGCTACGTAACTTTCGTGCGGTCGCAGAAGCCATTATTCCCGATGACACTTTGCCTGTGATTGTTGCTGTTGGTGGTGGTGATAAGGCTTTAATTAATGAGCTGCAACAACGTTATGGTGAGCGTTTTCAACAGCGGGTTTATCTGATTGGCAAAGTGCCGCAAATGGAGCTGACACGCTATTTGGATGGCTCTGTTGCCAGTATCATTTTTTATCAGAAGTCATACGGCATCAATAATTGGTTGTGTGAACCTAATCGCTTGTTTCAGGCTCTGAATCGAAATCGTCCTGTGATCGTGGGTAATAACCCTCCAATGGCGTCTGTATTACAAGAATATCCATTGGGTGAGGTTGTCGCTGATGATGGCTCTGAGCCTGAATATCTGAAACAGGCATTAAAACAGTTTATGCAGAATCGGGGACAACTTCCTGCATTATCAGAAGCGCAAATTGCGAATATTGGTTGGGAATCTCAGGATCCTCATATCGCTGAACTGGTTAGATGCTGAACTATTGCCATGAATGTCTTATTTGTTCCTTTTAACTATCAGAATCCGTTTCAGCCAATTGCTGCTTTGTTTTTTCACGATCAGGTTCAGGCATTGGTGCAGTCTGGCGTTAAAGTGGTTGTGCTAAGTGCTGTGTCAGTTTCGTTGCCCAATGTTGTAAAGTGTAAAGGCAAAGGCTTAGGGTATCGCCATTGGCAAGATAAAGGCGTTGATGTCTATCAGTTTATGTTTCCCGCAGTGCCCAAAGCGCCAAGACTAAATCAATGGATTCGTTTACAGGTGCAAAAATTCCTCTATCAAAAAATTAAGCGTGAGCACAGCGCACCAGATTTGGTTCATGTTCAAATGTTCCCCGGTGGTGACTTTGGGCAATGGATGCAAAAATCATTTTCTATTCCCTATGTTGTTACTGAGCATTTATCTGGCTTTTCTCAAGGTGTTTATAATGGTTGGCAATTGCAAAATGCTCAATCGTGTTATAAACATGCGCAAGTGAGAATTGCTGTAAGTCAGCATTTGGCGACGACTTTAGAGCAATTGACCGAACAACCATTTGAGGTCATACCTAACTGCGTTGATGTTTCTTTATTTGAGCCTGAGTTGGATGTTGGTAAAAAAGCCATTCGGCGTTTTATTCATGTAGGTCGATTAGATCCTATCAAGAATCAGGCAATGTTAATTGAAGCTTTTGCGAAGGCGGACTTGCCTGAAGATTGTAGTCTTACAATCGTTGGGGCTGGAAGTGAAGAAGCTAATTTACGCCGCATAATTGATAGCTTGAATATTGGTGATAAAGTCGAGCTGTACGGTGAGGCGACGAAGGCGGAAGTAATTAAACTATTGTCTTTGCACGATGCTTTTGTTTTGGCTAGTCGCTATGAGACTTTTGGTGTGGTGCTAATTGAAGCAATGAGTATGGGGTTGCCAGTGATCTCAACGGATTGTTTGGGAGCCCGAGAAATTATTACCGATGATAAAGTTGGTGAAATTTGCTCCTGTGATAGAGAGGCGTTATCTCAATTACTCGCGTCTTTTACTTCTCGTTATTATGACTCTCGGTATATTCGGCAGTTTGCAGTTGAACATTTTTCCAATCAATCAGTTGCAAATATGATCAATAAAGTCTATAGCCGAATTGTCCGCTAATCGTTAGAATACCGCGCGTTTTCCTCTAGTTTATTATTCAATTGAACTACCAATTGGGAGCCCTCTTTGTATCAGCACTTCTTTAAAGGCGTCATTGATCGAGTCATTGCTTTAGTCGCTCTTTGTGTTTCCTTACCTGTTTTAGTTCCTGTTACGTTGATATTGGCTGTGGCCTTGAGAGGGAATCCTTTTTTTGTACAGCAACGCCCTGGTTTGAAAGGAGAGCCTTTTTATTTGGTTAAGTTTAAAACCATGACGGATGCGAGGGATGAACATGGTGAGCTACTGCCTGATGATGAGCGATTGGTGCCTATTGGACGCTGGATACGCTCTTTGAGTCTTGATGAGCTACCTCAATTTATTAATGTTCTAAAAGGTGAAATGTCTTTGATTGGGCCGCGTCCTTTGCTTATGGAGTATCTGGATATCTATACGGCGGAAGAGCAGCGTAGGCATAATGTGCTTCCCGGAATAACGGGGTGGGCTCAGGTGAATGGACGTAATTCGATTTCATGGAAAGAGAAATTTGCTCTGGATGTCTGGTACGTTGAGCATTTGAGTTTTGGTCTAGATATTAAGATTGTCTTCTTATCGGTTTTAAAGGTGCTGAAAAAAGAAGGGGTCAATGCTTCAGAAACCGTTACCATGGAGAAATACAACGGTAATAATTAGTTGTTCTCATTTCCTGGATTATTGCGTTGATCATTACGCTTTATCGCAGTTAAGTACCAAATTATTTGCACAAGAACAAAGGCTGTTCCAACGCCTGAAAATAGCTGTATTCCCACAATCGCCTTGTCCATAAGCAACCCGGATAACAGGCTGGTTGCTAACGCCAGGCTATATATAATCTCAAAGTAAAATGCGGGTTTTTGCAGATTCAGGATGAGAGGTACGAAAGCCAACATTCCACCTATCGCACGAGCGTAAATCCATGGTAGTAACAGTGCCCCTATCGTACCAGCGCTTCGCCATTCTTCTCCAAGTAATAAAACGAAAAAAGGCTCTGCGATAAAATAGCCGATAAGGAAAATGGGGATCAAAGCTATGGCATAAAATGAAAAGAATTTCCGAAAGACAGGCAATATAGGTTGTCCAAGTCTTTGTTTTTCCGCTGTTGTTTTATAGAAAATTTTAAATAGTGCATTACCAATGAGTTGCCAAGGCGTGACCAATACTTTGTTGGCTTGTGAATATGCCCCTAATAATGCGGTTTGACTGAATAATGGCAGTAAAAAACTGGGTGTATTGAGGTTAAAGCTGGTTAGTAGAGCGTGAGGGGCGTTAAATAGTGGAAAGTTTTTGTAGTGTTTGGCGATAGCCTTCAGTTTTTTCCAATTACCTTTGTAGGCTTTTCCTGTTTTATACACTTTTTGCAGGTTAATAAGTGCCACAATCCAATAAGACAAGGCAAATGCGAGCATCAGGCCGTTAGGAAGCTGATATGCGATCACACTAATAACGACCCAAAGCGTTGAGCGTAAGGTGAGGTTAGTGGTAATGCGTCCGTAATGTTCTTTGTCGTTAAGCAGATTATTACTCAGGTTAAACAGTGCTACGGCCGGGATACCTGCGACAATGAGATAAGCCCATAATAAATCTATTTTTCCTGACATGAGAGCCGCAATAACAGCAAAGCCGCTGATACATGTTGTGGCAATAATTAGAAGAACTGACAAGCTGGTTAAATATCGCTTGTGGATGAGTTTTGGCGCTGAAATAAGTGCAACATCGTAGCGACCCGCACTTGCTAGCGAGATGATGGAGCAAATTGCCACATACAGAGCAAAGAAGCCGAAATCTTGCGGTGTATATTGCCTCGCCAATATTGGTAGAGCGATAAGCGGAATCGCTTGTGAAAGTATGTTTCCTGATAAAAGTTTGGCAAGTTTGGCTTTCATTGTTATGTGTTTTATTGTGCTTCGCGATGGGTCAACTGATTTATAGCGTCACGAGGTATCATATCAGTTTGCATCAATGCACACCGTATTTTATTGCTGGTATCATGGCGGGATTGTGGAATAATGTCGCCAGCTTTAAAAGCTTAGACAGTTAATGTTAAGTGTTTACCTGATAGGGTGATGTACATCAGGTTTTCCCTCTATGTGTAATATGATGAGTATGAATTCCGTTATATCGAGCATTAAAAGAATTCCTTGGGTAGTATTTGGGATTATGGTTATTTTGGGAGTAGTTGCATGTGGTGGAGGTGATGGTTCTTCGTCTGACCCAATTCCAAATCCACCGCCAACAAAAAATCCAGCTGTTGAAGCAATTGAACAGTTATGGCCGACAACTGTTGGTGACTATTTAGAACAGGATTTATGGTCACCGATTAATATCTATGATGCGGGGGTGGTATTAATGTTACCTCTTGAGTATGCCTTTCACATAGATAACAACGCATCCTTGCAGATTCAATTTCATGATTTCTTTGAACGTTATCTTGCGGAGTTTGATACTGGTTTGGATACCAACGACTTAAGTCGTTTTCAATTTTACTACGTTTTGGCCAGGTATCTAGCATATACACAGGATTCTGGATGGAATTCAGTTCAGCAGGAATTGTACAGCAAATTGCTGGCAGATTTTAATTTTGTCTGGCTTGAGGAAGATACAGCACAAGCCGGTAATGCGGGTACTCGTGTTGAAATTATTCAGCAAAAACTGAATAACATTGGTAATGCTTCTCCTAAATACACAAGAGCCACTATTGATCTGGAGCTTTTTGGATTTGCTATTGCCGGAGAGTTAGCGGCTATGCAGAGAAAAGACGGCCAAACCTTGCATGTTGCTGTACAAGAAATGTTGCAGCTTGCTTATGCCAATTTTCAGCAAGAGGTGGCATATACCAGTAATGGTTGGTTGTATCAGCCTGGACAATGGGATGATTATGTCGATTATCTTTATGCTGGCAATACTGAACTGTCTGAAAATTTAGAGCCTTCGCCTGTTCCGGGTATTGCGACAGATAGCTCTCATAGCCACAGAATGCCACTCTGGTTGTTGAGTTTGGCTAAGGGGTTCCCGGAAGGAAGCGAAGAAAGAGAGTACTTCGAGGGGCTGTCTGAAGGATTTGAAAGCCAATTTATGAGCGTTGTATACGTCCCTTCGTCTGCTGAGTTTAGTGGCCCAAGAATGACTAATTTTATGGATGGTAATAATGGCATATACCGTTATCGTTTTCACAACAATCCAGAGTTGAAGTTAGGATATGAACCCTACAATCTTTCAGGTACCCTGCTAACGGGTTTTTATCCTTTCATGTACAATACCCAGCTTCGTCAAGAGTATGCAGATCTTACCTTTCCTCTGTCTGATACAACACTACAGCTTTATCTTGGGCTTGGGGGAACTCCGGATGTTGAAAGAGCATTTCAGCTACCTGATTATTATGCTGAAGGCTATGCTCAAGTTTACTCGTTAATTGCTTCCTTAATGGTCGATTAGCCTTTCAGACAACAGCTTTGGATACTAATTAAAACTAAATTATTTTCCGGTAAGGAGATATCGTTGAAGAATAGTTCTACGTCAGAATATATGGCACAGATTGGTGAGTCTGTTATTGATTTTAAAGAAATTTGGAGAGCACTTTGGCTTGGTAAATGGATCATTATGGGCGTGGCGTTTGTGTTTGCTGTTGCCTCAATTGTTTTTACTTTGAGTTTGCCCAACCAATATCAATCTCAGGCATTGCTGGAACCGGTATCTTCGACACGATCCCCATTGAGTGGTTTGTCTGGTAATTTGGGTGGATTGGCATCTCTAGCGGGAATTAATTTGGGTGCAGCCGGTGCTGATGACAAATCAGTTCGGGCCATTGAATTAATGAAAACTTGGGATTTCCTGGAAAATTTCATTAAGAAAAACGCATTGGAAGCCAGCGTGTTTGCCGCCATTGGATGGAACAAAGAAAGCAATAAGCTTATTTATGATCCTGATCTGTATGACGAGAATTCTGGTAAATGGGTAAGGGATCCGGCCGAAGCTAAAAGTGGTCAATCTGAGCCTAGTGGTTGGGAGCTGTTTCAAGCAATTAAAGAACGAATTTATGTGAGTAAGGACGACGGCACAGGGTTGATTTCCTTGGCTGTCGAGCACTATTCTCCCTATGTGGCAAAACAATGGGTAGAACTGTTGGTTAAAGAGATAAATTTATATTTTCAGGAAGTCGATCGTACAGAAGCCAAACAGCGAATTGTGTATTTACAAGAGCAGATTAAAGAGACCAATGTTGCTGAGATGAGAAATATCTTTTTTGATATTATTCAAGAGCAAACACAAACGTTAATGCTGACTGAAATTAGTGATGAATATGTGTTGAAAACTTTAAGTCCAGCGAAAATTGCGGAAGAAAAGTCTAAACCGTCTCGCGCTATTATTGTGATATTTGTTACTTTTCTTGGTGGCATTATAGGTATTCTTGTTGTGCTTTTACGTGCTCTTTTTAAAGAAAAGAAATGAGTTTACCGTTAAAAGCATGACTTCATTCTTATGAGTAGCCTGACTTTTTATCGATATAGCTGCTTTACGCTATTATTCTTGGTCTTTTTAACTCCCACAATTTGGATACCGGGTGCTATTGGTGTTCGTCTCGAGGAATTGTTTGTTTTATTGTGGGTAGGGATTTTTGCTTTGCTTTATCGGCAGAAAAAATTGCCTGAAGCCTATCTTCCGTTACGTGGTAGCCTTCTTATCTTTTTTTCCGTTGTGATAATCGTATCAATTACTGCTGGAAGTCTTCTGCAGTTACCTGCATCCATTCTGGATTTACTTAAGTTCATCTGGCTTGTTAAGGCTCTGGTTATTTACTTCATGTTCTTCAACTATATCTATCAAAAAGATGG
Above is a window of Paraneptunicella aestuarii DNA encoding:
- a CDS encoding Wzz/FepE/Etk N-terminal domain-containing protein — protein: MAQIGESVIDFKEIWRALWLGKWIIMGVAFVFAVASIVFTLSLPNQYQSQALLEPVSSTRSPLSGLSGNLGGLASLAGINLGAAGADDKSVRAIELMKTWDFLENFIKKNALEASVFAAIGWNKESNKLIYDPDLYDENSGKWVRDPAEAKSGQSEPSGWELFQAIKERIYVSKDDGTGLISLAVEHYSPYVAKQWVELLVKEINLYFQEVDRTEAKQRIVYLQEQIKETNVAEMRNIFFDIIQEQTQTLMLTEISDEYVLKTLSPAKIAEEKSKPSRAIIVIFVTFLGGIIGILVVLLRALFKEKK